The following DNA comes from Lynx canadensis isolate LIC74 chromosome B1, mLynCan4.pri.v2, whole genome shotgun sequence.
GTGTTGCTAGTGGTTTGGGGATAAACTTCATACATTTGAATCAACAttcattgattgttttgtttactctttgtggattttctgcctttttactggaaataaaatattgtttaaatttttacctTCACAATTATGTTATTTAACCAGACTTTAACAAGACTTGTTCACCTAAGGAAGAGcttgttaacaacaacaacaacaaaaaaaaaaccagcaaatgttttgcctatttttcacctttttaaaaaagtatatatgatGTCACTGAGTCAGTATGTATTAAGACTATTTTTACTACTTCTTTCTTATCAGATGGATGGTCATAGTTCATAGGGATGCTAGAGTAGCCTTAccaaaagaaagattaaataatgttCTGTATATTGTTTGCAATTTATTTTCCACCCGAGGTTATTATATATGTCAGATAATTTTAGactttagaaagaaattttaaaaatcacctaattttagttcttttgttttgtaaacAAAGATGGTCAAGGGCAAAGTTGCACATGAGTCAGTGAGAAGATAATAATAGAACCCATTATCTTCTGATGTGTGGGTCAGTGTGCTTTCTAACTCACCATAAAACATAGGGGTCATGGGCAAATAAGGCACCTGCCTGTTTCTTTACTCAGTTCTGTAGCAAGAGCTTTAAACGAAATCAAAATAATCTCGGATTTTCCAGCTCTCGTGTTCTTTCTTAGGATCTCTGTGTTAAAGCCTTAAGCTCTGAACTTACTGGTACAACTGACTTCATTCAGgcctttaaatgaatgaaagaaacttGAAACTGATGACCAGATGCAAAATTGTCAATATCTATAAGTGATACTGCTATGGGTTTTAtgaaagcaaagattttttttgaagcttttttgACTATTCTAGCTTGGCTCTTGGTTAGCCAGAATATTCAGTTTATTAATAAACATGCTGATTAATCTGTGTTTTAgagtagaaattaagaaaatatagacgtttagtattctttaaaaaaacttgcGAGAATCAGCATTTCTGCCTTTAGCTATTGATCACTCAATTTCTGACTGAGAAATTTATCTCGCCTAAATTGTAAGACCCGATTAGTGACAGGATTTTCAATATTGTGAAGCATAAAAGCCCTTGTGCTTgatatttttactgatttatgtttaaaaaaacaaagtgcagTGAACTTCTGTATCCTGTCCACTgcataatttttatgtaaatcatttgtatttccagTGGCCAATGATAATGCTCCAGAACATGCTTTGAGACCTGGTTTCTTATCTACTTTTGCCCTGGCAACAGATCAAGGGAGCAAACTTggactttcaaaaaataaaagtatcatcTGTTACTATAACACCTACCAGGTAGGTTCATAATTATTAAATGGCTTGCTGCTTTCAACTATTATTAtgtcttttatataaaatagctTATGTTACTctaaattttagttttgaaatggATGCCATTAGCCTTCAAATTGGTTATGTTGAATTgtagttttctttacattttacaaCAGGAATTAATTAATATGGAAAagtaattaaaacttttattaataaAGTACATTATCCTAAAAAAGGAAGTCAGGCCACTGTTACCTCCAGTAGATGGTGCCCTTAGCTTAACAAGTATGATTTCTCAAATGACatactttttttgttattgtgacagataaaaaattttccttttttggtcaCATGATAAGTTATTTGTTAACTGCTGCTAATTCCTTCATTTGATttggaatatgtatatataatatgtgagGTTATTAGCAAAGAATTTAGTTGCTACATACCTCTTGATCTCTGGCTGCGTTTTCTTCTTTAGAGTAAATTAGTAGCTTCTCCTTTAGAGCAGAGTTTCCCAGGGTATGATTCATGTGCTGCTTGATGTTACACaagtgatattttttattttagaagttaacatattttaatgtgtAATAGGCAAAAGACGACCAACCCTTTTGACCTTTAATTTTACCGATAAGGATTAGGTTAAAGCTAATTTTaggggggttttttggtgttttgttttgttttgtcttgagagagagagagcgcacgcacgcGCATGctcaagtgagtgaggggcagagagaatcccacgaggggcactgagagagagagaagcggggctcctAAAGCgtggcttgagctcacgaaccaagagatcagggcctgagctgaagtcagatgtttaaccaaccgactgagtaccccaggcgcccagaaactaagttttttttaaacaatagtcgatttaaacttaatttaaattagtttaaattaggggcacctggggggctcagtcggttgagcgtccgacttcggctcaggtcatgatcttacagtttgtgggttggagccctgcgtctggctgacagctcagagcctggaccctgcttcagattctgtgtctccttctctctctgcccctcccccgctcacactttgtctcactctatttctcaaaaataaataaatgtaaaaaaaaaaattaatagtggTACACAGGAAGCAGAAAAATCTTGATAGTATAGCTACTTAAATGAGAAATACTGACTTTATTTAGCCGTTTAATTATCAGATATTTGTGGAGCCCCTGCTATGTAATAATTGACATGCTGCTGGGTGTTTAAAGACAGATGAGGATGACACAGTCCCACTTGAAAGACTTAGGCTAAGTAATATTAATATCTCTCAGAGATAATCGGAAGTCTTTTACGGAAATACTTGTTTTCAGCTCTTTCATATTACATGATGTTACATAGTATCTTACACgttggtcatttaaaaatttttgaaagatggtcgcctggggtggctcagttggttaagcggtcgacttcggctcaggtcatgatctcacagttcatgacttcaagccccgcgtcaggctctgtgctgacagctcagagcctggagcctgtttcggattctgtgtctccctcactctctgcccctcccctgctcatgctctgtctctctctgtctcaaaaataaataaaaaaacatttaaaaaattaaataaaaaaaaaaagaaatagtaattggtcaggtaatttaaaaaatgaggttaaacaaaataatcatataatatatgcatatatactgtCATgaagtgtatatttatttatactgtcATTAAATAAATACCTCAGTTGAATCCATCACAAAGatcagggactcctgggtggctgggtggttcagtcagttaagcaattgacttcagctcaggtcatggtctcgaggtccatgagtttgagccccgcatcgggctctgtgctgacggcttggagcctggagcctgcttcggattctgtgtctcccgctctgtctctgtccctcccctgctcacactctgtctctctctgtctcttaaaaatggataaatgttaaatataaataaatacaaatttttgaaagattaaaatgtCTCGTTTGAgtagcatcctttttttttttttaagtttatttaattatttttgagagcgagagagcacaaatgggaggggggcagagggagagagggagacacagaatccaaagcaggctccaggttctgtgctgacagcagagagcctgacacagggcttgaactcacgaaccatgagtctgatgcttaactgactgagccccaggtgccccttgaataaCATCTTAATTTAGAGCTTACTTTCTTTTTAGGTGGTTCAATTCAATCGTTTACCTTTGGTGGTGAGTTTCATAGCCAGCAGCAATGCCAATACAGGTgtgtattaaattaaattaataatagcttttaatttctttttttaatcttttttaatgtttatttttgacagagagagacagagcatgagtgggggaggggcagacagggaggcacagaatctgaagcaggttccaggctctgaactgtcagcacagagcccaatgcagggctcgaactcacggaccacaagatcatgacctgagccgaagtcggactctcagcccactaaaccacccaggcgccccatgtagcttttaatttcttaaaacacCTTATCTGAGCAGTCTAACATGATAAGAATAGTAGATTTAGAATCAGAAAATGTGAATTCGTGGCCCAGCTCCACTGTCTGTTCCTTGATCTCCAGAAAAGTAACCTTTCTGGATTCTGTTTACTCTAGCT
Coding sequences within:
- the LAMTOR3 gene encoding ragulator complex protein LAMTOR3 isoform X2, producing MADDLKRFLYKKLPSVEGLHAIVVSDRDGVPVIKVANDNAPEHALRPGFLSTFALATDQGSKLGLSKNKSIICYYNTYQVVQFNRLPLVVSFIASSNANTEAEKYHDLQAREPGEPLV
- the LAMTOR3 gene encoding ragulator complex protein LAMTOR3 isoform X1, with protein sequence MADDLKRFLYKKLPSVEGLHAIVVSDRDGVPVIKVANDNAPEHALRPGFLSTFALATDQGSKLGLSKNKSIICYYNTYQVVQFNRLPLVVSFIASSNANTGLIVSLEKELAPLFEELRQVVEVS